The genomic region TTGAGGATGGACCTTCCATTTCCTAGTAATGTGAGTCCAATAACACAGATTTCTTTCTATCATCTATAGTTTCTAAGACATGAAATATCACCTACAGAgggtaaaaagaaattttaacgGTATTCTACAGCCGAGACCAGTTTTTTAAAGTATACAGACATACCAGTTTTCGGACATACTAGTTTATAGGttttataaaaatcaaacagaTATACCAGCTTTCCATAGCCACAAAAAGTTTTCCAAAGTGTACAGCCATACTAGAATGACACAAATGTATATAAACGACTTTCTGATGAGTTTAAAATACTTATACCCTCCCCCTGAAAGAAAATCTGGATACGCCCTGACATTCATCTATTAGtcccattgaaaaaaaaacaaaaaacaaaaacaaaagaaaacatgtttttcttcaaaacttgaaaagtgTAGCTAATTGGTTTTTGAAGAGGAAATCCAATTAGATACAGCTAATAAACAATCATATCTAAAATTCGGATTTACCTCATCGCCATGTTTAAACAAgagttcaattttctttttgaggtCATCTTTATCACTTTCAGCGAGCATCAACGAATTCAAAGCTTCTTCCATAAATTCTCGCTTCAATGTTTCACTTACAACTTCTCCTGGATCAACCATCCCCTGTAAATTTCATATAcgttaattatattatttgcATTATGAGAAGGATATAATACAAATGTACAACTTAAAATCTAGCTTCGTATACAACACAAAATAGAAAGCAAATGAAAACAGGATCGGAGTTTCGTTTTCTCTCGAAAAGAACTCGAATTTGAACGGATTGAGGAAttgtttttatgtaaaaataaaaataaaattaattacgtACAAATCGTTGTACGTAAATGTGCCATACCTAGTTTCAATTTGCTGAAACTTCTTTTCACCATTGCTAAAGGTGGTGAAACTACCATATTTCACTGATAAACTTACCAGAGTCCGGAATATATATTTAACTGTATAAATTTGACGGAATAGGGTCTCAAGGATTATGGGATTAATGAATTAATGGGTTTCGACCTCAGTAGTGGCCGAAAGCTCTAACGTAAATTCCCTGGAAATTCCGAGTGAaaagcttaaaagaattttacaaaataatggcttaaaggtagctttaagaggtagtaatactttggctagtttttttaaattctggaaaggatcgaacttccgtagagcaacaattagctatataaaataaagtgcaaaagaaaacagattGAATGTAGATATAGGTGAAAACATCCCCGCAAATGGATGCGGTCTTACTAAAGAGAATGGATACAAATCGGGGATTTACTATAGAGAATGGAACAGAGATCCCCATCCAACATGAAGTTTTCATCTTTCATCCCTCTatcaacagaaataaaaaaatttgtgtttgaagtaaaatatatttgaaataatgtAAAACATATTATTTGCAATATGAGAAGAATATAATACAAATGTACAACTTAAAATCTAGCTTCGTATACAACACAAAATAGAAAGTAAAGGAAAACAAGATCGGAGTTTCGTTTTCTCTCGAAAAGAACTCGAATTTGAACTGATAAAAATTAGGTAAAAGTATCGAATACTTGGAAATATACGTTTCAGCAGGCTAGGATAAATATTGCAACAACAAACTTTTACCCAAGAAATAATGGCAGACAAATGACCACCGAGGTCATGCACCAAAGTCCTTCTTTTCCAAAGATAAAAACAGTGTTTAAGTAGAATGTAACAATGTTCATCATTGCATGCATTGCATCATTAAATCATATTACTCCCAAAAATTGATGCACTTACTTTTCTGTAAAAGATAGCCCTCCTCCCCACCTTATCCATGTcgaaatcccaaacccaattatCATAGCTatcgttttcatttttgacatgttttgactctcgctgtccaggttgaaaatatgttttcagGGAGGCAGTCGAGATAAAAGCACATACAATGAAAGGTTGCTCTCAATAGAGAGATTGGAGACACTGGAAAAGTCCCATTTATGATGAAATTAttaattctgatcgttttcacaTGCATCCACAAAATTACATTGTGCAATCAACTGGAATCTCTGACAATAATATACCTGGAAAGCGATTAGCCTTTAAGAGTGCTTTAcgtaagatgaaattgtgaaatgctgtttagacttgtgtttttattcagttaccctaTCACCGTTGCTAAGAAAGGGtcatcctattttagttttgtgttttgttttaagtttttttaaaatttttatcagtattatttgtactgaggacggtcaagtggaagtcttgaccgaaatatttgcataatttttcaaccttttcactggctgtttattgtcctcgttttcttcctttatttatgattttatgttttattgtgTCTTTGCTCTCTATTTTCACGCTGCTGTTCTTCTAACCACATGTgtatttgttcttcattttcatttttgactcgctcacatgctcggtgtcgcatgtcttctaactgcatgtgtctttgctcttcatttttatttttgacacgcCGACGCTTCTCTTTTAACCGCGCGTGTCTTTGATCTTAATCTAATTTTTGACACGCTGTAATTGTGGTTttcgcatatcttctaaccacccgtatctttgctcttcattttcatttttgacacgtttttggattttgattactttaGACAATCTAGCAatggcctttgctttagctgcccgtaATGGTGTTGTCGCAattgatggtccaggttgtcAATCTTCACATCTTATCACGTTTCATTATTCAAGTGTTGGtttcaaagaatcatcatttatagtaactgcacctgcaaattttcgtttttgggccttccaacagacattatatgtattaaataaataattgaagcGTTGGAAACTCAACAATGTTATTCATGCTATGTATGACACCATATAAGAAAATACTTATATGATTTCATAAGAAATGCTTATACGATGTACTAACATAGTACATGACgtctatattttataatatataaaaaccaaaattaagggTCTTAAAGAATTTTATCCAACTTCTGAAATATATAGATCATTTTTTTATGCAACAATATTCCAAGAtaccaattttcccgaaaatatCGAGCccttttcgagaaaaaatacatacataagcaaatacacaattattgcttacttaatatatatatatatatatatatatatatatatatatatatatatatatatatatatatatatatatatatatatatatatatatatatatatatatcaaacagtttggggtaacgaactgtagtaaggagcgacccggctcaataaaaaccgaaactctaacaaatggaattttgttaccaataattacatccgcattttaatgctgattttaaatatataactttcatcaagatcagttacacccatcaaaagttacgagcctgaggaaatttgcctcattttagaaaatagggggaaacaccccctaaaagtcatacaatcttaacgaaaatcacaccatcagattcaacgtaccagagaaccttattgtagaagtttcaagctcctatctacaaaaatgtggaatttcgcattttttgtcagaagacagatcacgaatgcgtgtttatttgttttttttttgtttttttttttcccagtggtgatcgtatcgactgagtggtcctaaaacgacgcgagagggctcattataacggaaattaaaagttctagtgtgctttttaagtgaccataaaaattggagggcacctaggccccctcccacgctcattttttccaaaaagtcaccggatgaaaattctgagatagctattttattcaccatagtcgaaaaacctaataactattactttaaggacgacttactcccccgcagtccccgtgggaggggctgcaatttacaaactttgacctctgtttacatatagtaatggttactgggaagtgtacagaccttttcagggggatgtttttggtttaggggggagagttgagggttAGAAGTAGAGTTTCAGAAATCGTGGGTTGTAGGATACCTACAAATGCTAGAAAGCATACACCGTAGAATACACTGAAACGACTTTTCTAAAGACAAAGAAGTAGGAATTAAGGAAAAAAGGCTACCGCAAATTAGAATCTACTTGACAATTATACTTATCTAAAATGAGCATGATTATGTTTTTCATAAACATATTAcgaaaaaatgagctattttaaAACTCGCAACTCCGAGCTTTGACTGATATCCCGATTTCGACTTCACTTTCTTATTTCATCCTCGACTTACAGAGGAGTCTTGACCataattacatttttaaagCGCGATTTTGCAGCATAAAAAGCTTACACCAAGTAGAACCCATTCACCAGTATCCGCTCTTTGCGTAGCGACAAACCCGcattcaatttttgtttcttatttcgACCTCATACCACTGAATTCAATCTCAATTTGAAGAGCCTTTAGTCGAAGTCCGTTTTTACAGCAAGATTTTGTCAACATAAACAACTTACACCAGGCAGAGCCCATTCACCAGTATCTCCTCTTTGTATAGCGACAAACTGAAGTATTCTTTTCCTTGTAGTTTCGTCCATTTTAATATCACCGCCATCTGTGCATGCCCATCTTGTAACAACAGGATCTGCAGCATGGTTTGGACCCCATTTTCCCAGGACACCACGGCCTTGTATACCAGTCCTTCCAATCggatttctattaaaaaaaagaaacatttaatatacCCCAGCTGgattttaccccctcccctcctccgACAATAAAGACATGGCTGATATTTCAGTTTTCGGAATTAAAGTCCTTGTTTAAGTGGAATTACAGACAAGATGAAGAAAAGCAGAGTCTCCCTACAGGAATTCTTCACATTTCTTGAGAAATAACAAAAGATTCACATAAAAGAAATATGGCATACAAGAATTCAACATCGTTCTGGTAGAATTCCCATTTATCACATTACTAATGGCACCTATAAgaatgttttgcttttatatttgcgatatatatttgttttcctTATTAATTTGGTCTTTGATTTTCATTAGAGCTGGGtgaaataaacaattttaaaaaagctttcgcaaatgtggaattttttacaCTGCCAGGCAATCAATAATCTATTCGAAGTTTCTGCAAGTGATGAAAAATATCGCACAatgcaaaaatttaaatttagtttatgaTTTTACTGAATCACATAAAGCAACTTCTTGAATCTTGCGAGACAAATAAAATCTACGACAGTTTAGCTAGGGTCCCAGCCCTTTCCGACCCCGTTTTTCAAGATACCTCTGAGTTGAGTTCTgcatctaataatatttttttgcccAAAGTTtatccccctcaaaatttcacCATTTAGAGccaataacatttttttttttacttttttcttcgtACTTAAGTTCTTAAAGGGGACTGAAAGCAAATGCATGAAGTTTACTGTTGGTTTCATTATGACAGTGTTTTCAAACGTGTAGTACATTGACCCCCAGGGATACGTGAAGAATTTGGTTGGGATATGCACTGCACTAGAGTTTGGTGAGGATATGCACCTTCACAATGTAAGGAACAGGCTATTGGACGAGGAACAGTATCTCAGGTTAaaattaacatcaaaataaacgGAACTGTAACGATCTGTGATCTCGCCAACAATTATACCCTTCTCAGTGAATAAATTATATGTTATATAATATAGCtttgatttataatttattagcctatattatattttattatgaataatTGTACTTctcttttattactattttgtgtatatgttaccgtgaaagACTGAAATCTGGTGAATTTCGACATTCACTGGCGAAAGtccgaaataaaaatatttaacaaatattttgaatatacaccGAGCAACTACGTGTTTGTTGACCAGTCAGCTTTGTCAGTCTTACGTAAGGTTTGTTGGTGACAAGTTAGGTCAGattataaatctcagaaatgggttaaaaattaGGTTGGAATCTCAGAAATACAAATTTCAGAAATACTCAACATTCATCATTAGTCCATGGTGAATGCCAACAAACACAGAGTCACTCGGTATATGTCCcaaatatttgttaaatatccTTATTTTGGACTTTCACCGGTGAGTGTCGACATCCACTGGATTTCGGTCTTTCACGGTGACATATATGCcaaacaaaacaatattgtgatttttattaatacaCATCCATTTTACAGGAGGGACACTCTCTACTACGAAAACCATTCAAAGGGGTAAACATGTGTTGAAAGTTCGGAGAACAGTGCGATTCAATACGGCCTTAAGTTTTTATCTTAAAATCCTTGTATCGCTGATTAATTTCTgccaattttttactttttagcttGTTGTGATAtgtttaccagttttttttcattttctacctTTCAGAGGTTAAAATTGTAAGCTTTACAGAGATACTAATACACATCTTTACGGCACTACTTGTTGTTCAAAAACTCAGTTTGAAGTAACAGTTCCTTTTCTTCAGgtctttgaataaaataaatactagtaCTTTAATCATCAAGCTGCATCTAAGATACTATAAGTCAAATAAGTGAATGTTGGCTTATTACTACTTTGATTGATAACGCATAAACCAATATATCCCCTTAAAGGAGTACAATATACTTAATATATATACAAGTACATATATTAAGGCTTTTTATCAGTgtataatgtttattttcacAAATTCATCATATTGCCGTGTTCACAAAAAATTCACATAGCTAATTAATAAAGAACTCTTGTTACTTAACTTGATTCATAGACTGTACATTTACTAAATGTTCAAGGTAAACTATACCGTATGCTATACCTAAGTGACTCTTGTTACTTGATTCATAGACTGTACATTTATtatgatttatgatttttttttgtctatttttcctTGCTTTTTAGGGGAATCCATTGATAAGatatttgttttgtagtttcgaGGATGGCCACACAAGCAATAAGggtttttggcaaatttttctttttttgtattttttgtgtttttttttaataaaaattatctctCTCAAACTAAATCTTTACGGTGAACTATACCGTATACTATACCTTATAGTATATACCGTATGCTATACCTATACCTTTGAACTGATTTAGAATCATCATTTGAAGAAATGAGTTTAGAAACTGGGATATGAGACTAGATGGCCAAACCGCAAATTTTGGAACAGCAAAATTTATAAGCTAAGGCCACAACGCGACAAAATCCAAAGTCTCAATCCATAAGTGAGATCCTGGATTATCGAGCGTGATTGTTGAGTTCCAAATCCGATGTAATCAATAAAACGGTAAATTTATAATCCAAGTTCTGATTTTGCAATCGGATTCATCAGCAGAAAAGGCTTAAGGGTTGTCGtggttttattatttgttttgaaagagtccaaatttcattaaaaaacttcAATGATTGGATGGTATTTGAATACATTAGCTTCGtggcatattgttttttttattttgattaatttttagtttaagttATCCGTAaacaaagttattttatttccGTTATCTTAAGTAATTTTACGTAATTGAGTAAAGCTTTTCAAagtgtttttctaagaaaaaaactaaaatagtgCAACAGCCAACGTAATTTCTTtcctataaaaaatttattttacttcatTTCCTGCCAATAGATTATATATCCTTGTTTTACGGTGTGCGTTTAATTTAACCCAATGCAATCCAAAACCCATTCAACTTACCGTGTTCAAAGGGTTGAACTGAATTAAGGTTAAGTTGAGTGAGCGTTGAGCTGCTATGGGACTAAAAATCTTTCTTTGATGAGTAATTATCAACTAtcgtgttaattattttatGGGTGTAGTTTTTTTCATAAACCAATCATATCATTCCTTAAGTGTAGGCTATGCCACAAagggaaataaaacaaataactcCGCCCATTAAAAATATGATAGGTTACTGTGTGAAATTTATagccagtaaaaagaagaaagagttAAATTCCACCAGATTGTTCACCTCTATGCGATTTTAAGCCAGTGAAAAGAACAGCAAGATTTTGAGTTACAAGATTTTCTACGAGTAACTCTCTATTTCTCGGGGTTTAATGGTgtataaaattgtaaaaatgacaatcaaggaggcacactcgtgcctctataaagaggcgacacacgacaatgttaagcgatcttcggttccagtggtcgcagacggatggggagggatgcatttcgtagcccgagctccaactaagaaacctgcaaaatttcatccccctccaactttttcttcatggggaaaatctggccgaaaattcgacctgtcaacccaagcccccctttaacgttgtccgatcgggctgaaattcacaagttaaggtcccctagggcccaggagcttatccgcgaaatttcagcttgatccgataactccttccctgttttccagaaaccacgcatagccacttaaaattcatttactttttttttctagacgcctacaggtcacatccgacatcggatctgggtgtacgaagactcattcgatgcggaattctccgagtaagtgcccatgaaagtttcgtaggaaaatcttaaccccccgaaagtttcgaccctccaacccccccccccccaccccttttaacgttgtccgatcgggctgaaattcacaagttaaggtcccctacggcccaggagcttatccgcgaaatttcagcttgatccgataactccttccctgttttccagaaaccacccattagctatttaattaacggatttctctccataagagcccatgttaatttgaaatttttaaaagctattgagaagttatatttacacacatgcaagttattagctcagttggtagagcgtgagacttttaatcctcgggtcaagggttcaagtcccttacgggcggttttttttcacaacatcaaaaaaaattttgataacacctggacagcttatcatttgagagataacagaatattagcttcttatgagcaaaagaaacatttcggtcattctatctattttttttttctattttatacaatgatttaaaagcgggggggggggggggcggcagccacccaagttcctctcctaattcctgtacgaggagtacaggaattattaaattacatccaccatggattgtagaaaaacgtacagaaataatatgaaaaaaacttcgttttcttaaagagttaaagaggctgcgtcccaaagtcgaaccttaaaacgtacaggaattagaagaggcagttggggggctgccgccccccaaacccccagcttttaaagactcttttgtacaggttgtttttgtggggggacttcattgttactaattactagtttcggcgcaatggttctcctgtcctcttgtgtttaacatttttcgaagttattccattattcattcatttcaatgttttgttaattaaaagagggcctttcccaagccaagagcggggggttagcaaaaaaacaaaaaatctgtacaaaagagtctttaaaatctgggggtttggggggcggcagccccccaactgcctcttctaattcctgtacgttttaaggttcgactttgggacgcagcctctttaactctttaagaaaacgaagtttttttcatattatacttACAATGGGCGGCCGCTCACAACTTGATAATACCCAATAAAGCTTCGGCGATCCACATTTCCATCCTTCTCATTCCACCGTGGTGCAAAAGACTTGTCACTGTaagcaaagaaaagaaagtcattagttttcaaaacatgaattttACTTGTCGTTTCCATAAATTGCAATATGTAATTGAAAGTGAATAGAATATTTTAGAAGAAGCAGGGAACGATGAAGCCTTTTGCATTTTAACACAAATATGTAGAAAAAAGAATGGTTAGCTCAACAAAACTTGAAGAGCAATCTTACTCTCACAATATTCTAGGAATACTGgttcaacaaaaattttctctaaaaagcaaacaaataaataaaaatctgtGACAATCCGTGTCTTaatatttcacaatttttttaccTGGTGTTTTTGCATTAAATACTAAATCAAGCATAccagaaaaatttacaaaaattatttgttgtatttttctcGTGGATGAACTTCTGTTAAATCCCAACATTCTCTTGAGCAGgattttacatctttttttttatatcaactAGCTCGATAATGCCTTATTTCCTCTTGAAGGCCAACATTAACTTCACTTGAGCTGaaatcttccttttctttttgggagtattttccttaatttttattcttttttctttcttgtctaatattatcttttttacttCTTCGGAAAAGCGTCATGAACTTCAATGGGgagaaatatttctttatggAGTTtcccttcagtttttttttgttggggtgGGGTATTCCTTCACATATTAATCTTTTTTAGGCAGAGTGCTGGATCCCGTCACTAGCACAGATAAAACTTGCAGAGATTAGACATTCTGGACTAAATTTATAATGACACACTAGATATAacatagaaaaaagagaaaagataaaGTAGAGACAGCTTTAAACTTTCtgtttaaaacaaacttttattccctttcaaaaagaaataagtttttgtacatatttgttattaaatttcCTGATCCTGAAACATGATTGATTTCACTGTTGTCAGATGCTACTCAAAACGTTGGACAACTTactctttcatttcttttattattattattaaatgaaTGCTTTTTTGATCCTGAAGCAGTTTTTCCGTAATTCTCGCATTTCTAGATTTATATAGACAGGTAGGTAATTTATTAGCACACCAATGACCTTGCTTTGGCTCTCAGATCTATTGAATTTGATAGTGAAGCTATGTATCATTTCTCGTATTTTTGATTGCACCTCTTTCGCAGACAgcttaatttttgacaaaaaattataccatcagTCTCTTAATTTTTCCGTGACGATTATATTTTAATCTCTATCTTTTATTCTATATTctatactatatatactatatagtatatactatattatatactatatTCTTTTTATCAAAGTGCCGGCTAAAATAATAGCTTGTGGAAAAGGctacttttccttctttttctatGCAGTGCGGTATATGACTTTCAGCTTAGGCTATTAGATTTGAACTAGCGGTTTGAAACAACGGATGCTACCCGAGCAAAGCCATAAGTGAcggaattaagaaaaaaaagcgccACGCAAGTTCTGTTTTAAACGATTTGGTATCttcaaaaaccataattttttacttttagttcaCTTCTGTCAAacattggaatttgtttttaatgattatttttttttttagtaccgGCATTTTTGAGGTAAAAATCCATATAAAACTGCGGCATTGTTTTCTTATcctgtgcgtttttttttttttttttttttttttttttttatcaagtctTCCTTTATAAGCAGAAAAATAGTCTTAGCAAGAGTAAGGCACATATACAAAAAATTCCTACCCTCGataaatcataataaatattaGCTGCATTTTTGTCACCAGTGACTAGCAGTCACTGGGTAGTCAAAAACTCCTGGGCTTCTGGTCATCCATTATAGGCAAGCCTGTCCACAAACGAACTGTCCTACATGAACTGACAATCCTTTGCAAGTTGATTAGTGAGCTCAACAGACTAGTCATCAACTAGTAACCCAAGCCAGCATCGCCAGCTTTCCTTCACCTGACCCTGCTCACCGGGTCTTCAGCCATCGCAAATATAGATTGACGTAGCCTCACTCCACTCGTTTCACTCAGGACCGTCAGCAGTTAATCTAATCGGCCATCGCATGCTGATATATTTAGGAATTGATTAAAGGCACGAAATAGATGCTAAAACTGCCTCaacctttaaaatattttacaaagtCGTCAAAATAAGATTAAATATCACGAAGCCATAGACTATGCTGGAAAGCCTCTAcaagaaatgaacaaaaaattatagatTAAGAAACAATTAGTTATCAACCAAAACATAAAAAGTTATACAGGGCCGAATGGGGGAAACATTTGCTGATCTATCGCTACTgataaacagaaaatttttccaagcgAGGAACACCAAGCAACGTTACTATATGCATTCAATCTAAAGCCTTTCACACAGAAAGGCTTCTaaagtcagataaaaaaaacagtactatcactactactactactaatagctcactgcatcaccaagccgcctgagggcagcacagctacacacgctccttctccatcctaatctattcaaagcctccctctttacaccctccgaggaagttcccatttcccttaattctttctttatgacatcttcgATTGCTTcgaatactactaccactactactactaacagctcatcGCTTTACCAAgccgcccgaggccaacacagctacgcacactcctcctccatcctaatctattcaaagcctctctctttacacccaggaagttcccatttcccttaaatctttctttacgacatccttgATTGCTTTCAATACTTTTCTGAACAGAAATGTCAACCATTCATTTTTACcaattcataaaaaagaaacttttagtTATTTTCGTCATAATTTTACTGGTCGGAGCCTACATTGAAGTAGGTAACTAGCACTTGCGTTTTCAGTGAAGGTCATACTCTTGTTCTTTAATATTGAATATTAATTATAACTTGATATTTAATATACCTTATATTTGATGCTTAACAACTAAATATAACTTAAACTTTAATATTTAGTTATAAATGCTTTGAAAGAGACACTTTATCCTACTACTCAAAAAACGTTTCAAGCCCACTGCAAGACCAAAAGAACGAAACCGTAAAATACAAAATCTCATAGCGGTCAGAAAATTTGTAAACGACCGAAAATGTGTCAAAGATTACAAACAACAGtacatttattaattattatagtcTATTTTGCTTTCTAACAAAAAGGAAGATACACCTACTACACAAAAAACATGTAGTTTCCCAAACATGTAGTTTACCTAGTTTCCCAGGTGCAACTAGATGTACATCCCGATCAGCACCAACGCTGGGCTATAATCTAAAGTATAGGTGTCTTTAACGGTTTTAAGCTAGGAGTTAACGAATATTTCACTCGGGTCCTAACCAAAGAGCGAGGCAAATATTTGATTATAAGAAGAAGACGTTTTTCTTTCATGAGGTGAAGTTGAATCCAGCAGTCTAGAGGTAAATTTGCCTCTTGTCAGAACCAGGGTTAAGAACCTAACACTAGAACAAGTCTTGAGTAGCAGATTCTCTTACTTATGAAGTGAAAAGCTTACCCACTGTCTTTGTCAGCCCATGGTTTATTAAAGAGAGATTCCGACGTGTAATCAGGTGGATTGTAATCCTTTAATGGGTTTTCCCATGAAATCTGATCAGGCTCTAAATGGAATCGCTGGACctataaaaagaatacaaattgaTATGTTGCCAAAATGGTAAAACCTTCAAGAAACATGTGTCGTCCCAATTCAAATCCTCCAATTTAcacgaaaaattaaaataaacacgtcctaaaagcgtctaaataa from Artemia franciscana chromosome 5, ASM3288406v1, whole genome shotgun sequence harbors:
- the LOC136027558 gene encoding ADP-ribose pyrophosphatase, mitochondrial-like, with product MFFCVYIWLMFKKMLKMNHEKCVNQLYPRSKVQRFHLEPDQISWENPLKDYNPPDYTSESLFNKPWADKDSGDKSFAPRWNEKDGNVDRRSFIGYYQVVSGRPLNPIGRTGIQGRGVLGKWGPNHAADPVVTRWACTDGGDIKMDETTRKRILQFVAIQRGDTGEWALPGGMVDPGEVVSETLKREFMEEALNSLMLAESDKDDLKKKIELLFKHGDEVYRGYVDDPRNTDNSWMETVAVNFHDDNGDLTLLELKAGDDAINVRWVDINRDLKLYASHSSIIEKVVKLRDASW